Proteins from one Ignavibacteriota bacterium genomic window:
- a CDS encoding ester cyclase: MHRTTTLCALVAIVSLLSACKPADPNAAMEEQNKKTMQAFVDAMNNRNFDKLGDFVDVNYTEHTPDPMMKSKGLAGLLESMRATETMLPDFKVQVNWMIAEGDLVMSHYRWTGTNTGSVEGMPATGKAMDVEGVDIVRFKDGKGVEHWGYFDMGKMMEQMGMTWAPMTADAGK, encoded by the coding sequence ATGCATCGCACCACCACGCTGTGCGCGCTTGTCGCGATCGTGTCGTTATTGTCGGCCTGCAAGCCGGCCGACCCCAATGCCGCAATGGAGGAACAGAATAAAAAGACCATGCAGGCCTTCGTCGACGCCATGAACAATCGGAACTTCGACAAACTTGGCGACTTTGTCGACGTCAATTACACGGAACACACGCCTGATCCCATGATGAAGAGCAAAGGTCTCGCAGGACTGCTCGAGTCCATGAGAGCCACGGAAACCATGCTTCCGGATTTCAAGGTGCAGGTCAATTGGATGATCGCCGAGGGTGATCTGGTCATGTCGCACTATCGATGGACCGGCACAAACACGGGGTCAGTGGAAGGCATGCCCGCCACCGGCAAGGCCATGGATGTGGAAGGAGTCGACATCGTCCGCTTCAAGGATGGAAAGGGTGTCGAGCATTGGGGCTACTTCGACATGGGCAAGATGATGGAGCAGATGGGTATGACGTGGGCTCCGATGACCGCCGATGCAGGGAAATAA
- a CDS encoding T9SS type A sorting domain-containing protein, translating into MRLVYGTIAGLLLLVGSAAAQLEEVLVPSFSPELPYAAIEWADSSTGFVFDEGGRYIKTSDGGATWKADSLPFSFIGPNTIGYRKVHEVDFRTRDFGVVVFSRRHDTLFYAWTENGGSTWTPMQTRIPGRYGGWVRPNVYLRPLHRNLWFLQYGLDSLSTRLYNPALFQSTNQGQSWERISVDPEVVISYPDVVEMHTYVMLDAMRHIVFIGTTGRLSEEIPRFWARGTFDGGRTWITQEWNNGQSSPLEFRAIRMTSDTSFSMIFNAGSATTRAWTPGPDAGTAPTITVAWPDRSIWTSRAEVLPRPGRLMRDFLSVAGNDYAIISTQVLPNVFTDSLYARKSLAPTAPSRVLALPGFGWLLSARTNREIWIATASKPKQTAAPAPIAGVETKLLRYRHTLVGIDRPVSPSRGSIDVYPQPARSGAVMHLSTSITSADTQLSVHDVHGRTVFAQTIAASSATEENSFTLPTLPAGMYMLRLSNSHDARMGRVVVVR; encoded by the coding sequence ATGAGACTTGTATACGGAACCATTGCAGGATTACTGCTGCTCGTCGGATCCGCGGCGGCACAGCTCGAGGAAGTGCTTGTCCCTTCCTTCTCGCCCGAACTCCCCTACGCCGCGATCGAGTGGGCCGATTCGAGCACGGGCTTCGTGTTCGACGAGGGCGGCAGGTATATCAAGACCTCCGACGGAGGAGCGACATGGAAGGCGGATTCGCTTCCCTTCTCCTTCATCGGTCCGAACACCATCGGCTACCGAAAAGTGCACGAGGTAGATTTCCGCACGCGTGATTTCGGAGTCGTCGTTTTTTCGCGCAGACATGACACTCTCTTTTACGCGTGGACAGAAAACGGCGGCAGCACTTGGACGCCGATGCAGACGCGCATTCCCGGACGTTACGGCGGCTGGGTACGGCCCAACGTGTACCTGCGTCCGTTGCACAGGAATCTCTGGTTTCTGCAGTACGGACTCGATTCGCTTTCGACACGCCTCTACAATCCCGCGCTGTTTCAATCCACCAATCAAGGCCAGAGCTGGGAACGCATCAGCGTGGATCCCGAGGTGGTGATCTCCTACCCCGATGTGGTCGAGATGCACACCTACGTGATGCTCGACGCCATGCGCCACATCGTGTTCATCGGCACCACCGGGCGGCTCAGCGAGGAGATCCCGCGCTTCTGGGCGCGCGGCACTTTCGACGGCGGGCGCACGTGGATCACGCAGGAGTGGAACAACGGGCAGTCCTCGCCACTCGAGTTCCGCGCCATCCGTATGACAAGCGACACAAGCTTTTCCATGATCTTTAATGCGGGCAGCGCCACAACGAGGGCCTGGACGCCCGGCCCTGACGCCGGCACCGCTCCCACCATCACCGTCGCGTGGCCCGACCGTTCGATCTGGACATCACGCGCCGAAGTGCTCCCGCGTCCCGGCCGGCTCATGCGCGACTTCCTGAGTGTCGCGGGAAACGACTACGCCATCATCAGCACGCAGGTGTTGCCGAACGTGTTCACCGATTCGTTGTACGCGCGGAAATCACTAGCGCCCACAGCGCCGTCACGCGTACTCGCGCTGCCCGGATTTGGTTGGCTTTTGAGCGCGCGCACCAACAGGGAGATCTGGATCGCAACCGCGAGCAAGCCGAAGCAGACCGCCGCGCCCGCACCCATTGCAGGAGTGGAAACAAAACTCCTCCGTTACCGCCACACACTCGTCGGAATCGACCGCCCCGTGTCACCCTCGCGCGGCAGCATCGACGTGTATCCTCAGCCCGCCCGCAGCGGAGCAGTCATGCACCTCAGCACCTCGATTACATCCGCCGACACACAGCTCTCCGTCCACGACGTACACGGCCGCACCGTCTTTGCGCAGACCATCGCCGCCTCCTCCGCGACGGAGGAAAACAGTTTCACCCTTCCCACGCTCCCCGCCGGCATGTACATGCTTCGACTCAGCAACAGCCACGACGCACGGATGGGAAGGGTGGTGGTTGTTCGGTAG